A single window of Solanum dulcamara chromosome 5, daSolDulc1.2, whole genome shotgun sequence DNA harbors:
- the LOC129889987 gene encoding scarecrow-like protein 28, translating into MLAGCSSSLLSPRHRLRSEASAQFQACNFPSMSTQRLDLPCSFARKDTSRSQSIRPVGISVEKPIEAKNSTCSLKQNIRIPPSTSAQTSYVEGRRESKDEFWEKGRSLKRYAEQECMDDETCMSRAKRKKSSRKSGDCSEDGYGLSLSQLGGGDFWLQSGFNVARSVPLIAGLHPPQAAPFSFSCSGEEESVCYVPSEVISPPLPLSNNPWIESVVTEITNFGDKNVSTSQDPAKEASVSSASLDSHGLGLRPNENPGEHEIGNGSRLPNPNDRGEVVTAHNGHNNHREDDAAELISLLVSCAEAIGSRNVTGVNQLIARLGQLASPRGSPISRLTAYFTEALALRVARLWPHIFHIIPPRDLDRLDDDSSTSLRLLNQVSPIPKFIHFTSNEILLRAFEGKDRVHIIDFDIKQGLQWPSLFQSLASRPNPPTHVRITGIGESKQDLVETGDRLAEFAEALNLAFEFHPVVDRLEDVRLWMLHVKEGESVAVNCVLQMHRLLYDSSGGILRDFLGLIRSTNPTIILMAEQEAEHNEPSLEARLVNSLRYYAAVFDSIGFSLPLDSPARIKIEELFSRDIRNIIACEGRDRTERHECFGKWRKLMEQGGFRCTGITERELLQSQMLLKMYSCEVYRVTKQGNDDAALTLSWLDQPLYTISAWAPLDAAGSSSSYYQPS; encoded by the coding sequence ATGTTGGCTGGTTGTTCTTCTTCATTGTTGTCACCTAGGCATAGATTAAGGAGTGAAGCATCTGCACAGTTTCAAGCTTGTAATTTCCCTTCAATGAGCACACAAAGATTGGACTTGCCATGTAGTTTTGCTAGAAAAGATACCTCAAGGTCCCAGTCCATTAGGCCAGTAGGAATTTCTGTTGAGAAGCCAATTGAAGCCAAGAACAGTACTTGCTCTCTCAAGCAGAACATTCGTATACCGCCATCCACAAGTGCTCAGACATCATATGTAGAAGGTAGGAGAGAAAGCAAAGATGAATTTTGGGAAAAAGGTAGGAGCTTGAAGAGGTATGCTGAGCAAGAATGTATGGATGATGAGACCTGCATGAGCAGAGCTAAGAGGAAAAAAAGTAGTAGGAAGTCAGGTGATTGTTCAGAAGATGGCTATGGTCTGAGTTTGAGCCAATTGGGTGGTGGCGATTTCTGGTTACAATCAGGTTTCAATGTGGCACGATCAGTTCCCCTAATTGCAGGCCTTCATCCACCTCAAGCAGCaccattctccttttcttgttCCGGAGAGGAAGAGAGTGTATGTTATGTGCCTAGTGAGGTGATATCACCACCTCTGCCTTTGTCAAACAATCCTTGGATTGAATCTGTAGTGACTGAGATTACTAATTTTGGTGACAAGAATGTCTCAACAAGTCAAGATCCTGCCAAAGAGGCCTCAGTATCAAGTGCTTCTTTAGACAGCCATGGCTTGGGTCTTAGGCCTAATGAGAATCCGGGGGAGCATGAAATAGGCAATGGTTCTAGGCTACCTAATCCAAATGACAGGGGTGAAGTTGTAACAGCACATAATGGGCATAATAACCATAGGGAGGATGATGCAGCTGAGCTGATCAGCTTACTTGTGAGTTGTGCTGAAGCAATTGGCTCAAGGAATGTTACTGGTGTTAATCAACTGATAGCTAGGCTAGGGCAGCTTGCCTCTCCAAGAGGGTCTCCAATAAGCCGGCTAACTGCTTACTTCACCGAAGCTTTAGCTTTGCGTGTTGCAAGGCTTTGGCCTCACATCTTTCACATTATACCCCCTCGGGACCTTGATCGTTTAGATGATGATAGCAGTACATCATTGAGGCTGTTGAATCAGGTTAGTCCAATTCCAAAGTTCATCCATTTCACATCAAATGAGATTCTGCTTAGAGCTTTTGAAGGCAAGGACCGGGTtcacattattgattttgacaTTAAGCAAGGACTGCAGTGGCCTAGTCTGTTTCAGAGTTTGGCTTCTAGGCCAAACCCTCCTACGCATGTTAGAATTACTGGTATAGGAGAATCAAAGCAGGATCTTGTTGAAACAGGAGATAGACTTGCCGAGTTTGCTGAGGCGTTGAATCTGGCTTTCGAGTTCCATCCTGTTGTTGACAGGTTGGAAGATGTACGGCTATGGATGCTTCATGTAAAAGAGGGAGAAAGTGTTGCAGTGAATTGTGTGTTACAGATGCataggcttctatatgatagtTCTGGGGGGATCCTGAGGGACTTTTTGGGGCTGATTAGAAGCACAAATCCAACCATTATTCTGATGGCAGAGCAAGAAGCCGAGCACAATGAGCCTAGCTTGGAAGCAAGACTTGTCAACTCACTCAGATACTATGCTGCTGTCTTTGATTCTATTGGTTTCAGCCTTCCATTAGACAGCCCTGCCAGGATTAAGATAGAAGAGTTGTTTTCTCGGGATATTAGAAATATAATTGCTTGTGAAGGACGAGATAGGACTGAAAGGCATGAATGTTTTGGGAAATGGCGGAAGTTGATGGAACAAGGGGGTTTCAGATGCACAGGGATTACAGAAAGAGAACTGCTTCAGAGTCAAATGCTGTTGAAGATGTACTCATGTGAAGTCTACAGGGTCACAAAGCAAGGGAACGACGATGCTGCACTTACTCTGAGTTGGTTAGACCAGCCTCTATACACAATCTCCGCGTGGGCACCCCTTGATGCTGCTGGAAGTTCATCCTCTTATTATCAGCCAAGTTGA
- the LOC129889989 gene encoding plant UBX domain-containing protein 8 isoform X2, with product MARPNQEEIETFMNITGVSEATAIQKLEEHGGNLNEAVNAHFNQGDINRVHAAPVPAAPHEDDMEIDDPITEEFHRPPFSVFSSSRSPNAFSLLDPSLARSLFDTDLTSRAPFVSHPRQVREIPIEVKDGDGQSGHSRNAPVIEDVTDADQTHGPETRGTVIIDEDDDEVVPGPLATHAARRDRTNEDIFGGDSTTVFSGPSAPGGDVLPDYANDIEEEMVRAAIEASKRDAEMSTQQFDVNINLSDPRPQPRESHLEDAQLAHAVSLSLKAAEQEKAVHEESKAIPESEGYRPAEENEHGKSTISNGRSEVGSSSVQDEAEDLEEEPLVWRRRKPISSGSETAQDVEERVVSPLSSPRQNLNHSPRNGADFQSDEWGGMSSLEHDEAVMLEAAIFGGIPEGAGYRLPSAPHQPIQNGADGPMGPYQWRMPRAPSPSLVAQRLLREQQDDEYHAALQADREKELKAKQEAEAALEEKRLEEEELRRKAEEEKEMERQLAAKEASLPQEPTGDNENAVNLVVRMPDGSRRGRRFLKSDRLQSLFDYIDVGRVVKPGTYRLVRPYPRRAFSDGENTLSLDELGLTSKQEALFLESI from the exons GAGCATGGTGGAAATCTGAATGAAGCTGTGAATGCACATTTCAACCAGGGTGACATTAATAG AGTACATGCAGCACCTGTTCCTGCTGCTCCACACGAGGATGATATGGAAATAGATGATCCGATTACAGAGGAATTTCACAGACCTCCTTTTTCAGTTTTTTCCTCTTCTAGAAGTCCAAATGCTTTCTCCCTTCTTGATCCTAGTTTGGCTAGAAGTTTGTTTGACACCGATCTTACAAGCCGTGCTCCATTTGTTTCACATCCAAGACAAGTAAGAGAGATCCCTATTGAGGTGAAGGATGGGGATGGACAATCTGGTCATTCGAGAAATGCTCCTGTTATTGAGGATGTTACAGATGCTGATCAGACCCATGGCCCAGAAACTCGCGGGACTGTCATAATTGACGAGGATGATGACGAAGTAGTTCCAGGTCCTCTGGCAACACATGCTGCCAGGCGTGATAGAACAAATGAAGATATCTTTGGCGGGGACTCTACAACTGTGTTCTCAGGGCCAAGCGCTCCTGGTGGTGATGTCTTGCCAGACTATGCCAATGATATTGAGGAGGAAATGGTTCGTGCTGCGATCGAAGCTTCCAAACGTGACGCTGAAATGTCGACCCAACAATTTGATGTCAACATT AATCTAAGTGATCCAAGGCCTCAACCAAGGGAGTCTCATCTGGAGGATGCTCAACTTGCACATGCAGTCTCTTTGTCTTTGAAG GCTGCTGAGCAGGAGAAAGCAGTGCATGAAGAAAGCAAAGCTATACCAGAATCAGAAGGTTATAGGCCAGCTGAAGAGAATGAGCATGGAAAATCAACAATTTCAAATGGAAG ATCAGAGGTGGGGAGTTCATCAGTCCAAGATGAAGCTGAAGACTTAGAAGAGGAACCACTGGTTTGGCGCAGAAGAAAACCTATATCTTCAGGTTCTGAAACAGCTCAGGATGTCGAAGAACGTGTTGTTAGCCCATTATCAAGTCCCCGACAGAATCTTAATCACTCCCCGAGAAACGGTGCTGACTTCCAGTCTGATGAG TGGGGTGGCATGTCATCCCTGGAACATGATGAAGCTGTCATGCTTGAAGCTGCAATATTTGGTGGAATACCTGAGGGTGCTGGATATCGTTTGCCATCTGCACCTCATCAGCCTATTCAGAATGGTGCTGATGGACCTATGGGTCCCTATCAATGGCGCATGCCTCGTGCCCCATCTCCCTCTCTTGTGGCACAGCGTTTACTTCGGGAACAGCAG GATGATGAATATCATGCTGCATTGCAAGCTGATAGAGAAaaggaattgaaggccaagcAAGAAGCTGAAGCTGCACTTGAAGAAAAGAGACTGGAGGAGGAGGAATTACGAAGGAAAGCAGAGGAGGAAAAG GAAATGGAGAGACAATTAGCAGCAAAAGAAGCTTCTCTTCCTCAGGAGCCAACAGGAGATAACGAGAATGCTGTGAATCTCGTTGTGCGTATGCCAGATGGCAGCCGCAGAGGCCGGCGCTTTCTCAAATCTGATAGATTACAG TCTCTTTTCGATTATATTGATGTTGGCAGAGTGGTCAAACCCGGGACATATAGATTG GTAAGACCATATCCAAGGCGTGCTTTCAGTGATGGAGAGAATACCCTGTCTCTGGACGAACTGGGGTTGACCAGCAAACAAGAAGCCTTGTTTCTGGAGTCTATATAA
- the LOC129889989 gene encoding plant UBX domain-containing protein 8 isoform X1, which translates to MARPNQEEIETFMNITGVSEATAIQKLEEHGGNLNEAVNAHFNQGDINRVHAAPVPAAPHEDDMEIDDPITEEFHRPPFSVFSSSRSPNAFSLLDPSLARSLFDTDLTSRAPFVSHPRQVREIPIEVKDGDGQSGHSRNAPVIEDVTDADQTHGPETRGTVIIDEDDDEVVPGPLATHAARRDRTNEDIFGGDSTTVFSGPSAPGGDVLPDYANDIEEEMVRAAIEASKRDAEMSTQQFDVNINLSDPRPQPRESHLEDAQLAHAVSLSLKAAEQEKAVHEESKAIPESEGYRPAEENEHGKSTISNGRQFRSEVGSSSVQDEAEDLEEEPLVWRRRKPISSGSETAQDVEERVVSPLSSPRQNLNHSPRNGADFQSDEWGGMSSLEHDEAVMLEAAIFGGIPEGAGYRLPSAPHQPIQNGADGPMGPYQWRMPRAPSPSLVAQRLLREQQDDEYHAALQADREKELKAKQEAEAALEEKRLEEEELRRKAEEEKEMERQLAAKEASLPQEPTGDNENAVNLVVRMPDGSRRGRRFLKSDRLQSLFDYIDVGRVVKPGTYRLVRPYPRRAFSDGENTLSLDELGLTSKQEALFLESI; encoded by the exons GAGCATGGTGGAAATCTGAATGAAGCTGTGAATGCACATTTCAACCAGGGTGACATTAATAG AGTACATGCAGCACCTGTTCCTGCTGCTCCACACGAGGATGATATGGAAATAGATGATCCGATTACAGAGGAATTTCACAGACCTCCTTTTTCAGTTTTTTCCTCTTCTAGAAGTCCAAATGCTTTCTCCCTTCTTGATCCTAGTTTGGCTAGAAGTTTGTTTGACACCGATCTTACAAGCCGTGCTCCATTTGTTTCACATCCAAGACAAGTAAGAGAGATCCCTATTGAGGTGAAGGATGGGGATGGACAATCTGGTCATTCGAGAAATGCTCCTGTTATTGAGGATGTTACAGATGCTGATCAGACCCATGGCCCAGAAACTCGCGGGACTGTCATAATTGACGAGGATGATGACGAAGTAGTTCCAGGTCCTCTGGCAACACATGCTGCCAGGCGTGATAGAACAAATGAAGATATCTTTGGCGGGGACTCTACAACTGTGTTCTCAGGGCCAAGCGCTCCTGGTGGTGATGTCTTGCCAGACTATGCCAATGATATTGAGGAGGAAATGGTTCGTGCTGCGATCGAAGCTTCCAAACGTGACGCTGAAATGTCGACCCAACAATTTGATGTCAACATT AATCTAAGTGATCCAAGGCCTCAACCAAGGGAGTCTCATCTGGAGGATGCTCAACTTGCACATGCAGTCTCTTTGTCTTTGAAG GCTGCTGAGCAGGAGAAAGCAGTGCATGAAGAAAGCAAAGCTATACCAGAATCAGAAGGTTATAGGCCAGCTGAAGAGAATGAGCATGGAAAATCAACAATTTCAAATGGAAG GCAATTTAGATCAGAGGTGGGGAGTTCATCAGTCCAAGATGAAGCTGAAGACTTAGAAGAGGAACCACTGGTTTGGCGCAGAAGAAAACCTATATCTTCAGGTTCTGAAACAGCTCAGGATGTCGAAGAACGTGTTGTTAGCCCATTATCAAGTCCCCGACAGAATCTTAATCACTCCCCGAGAAACGGTGCTGACTTCCAGTCTGATGAG TGGGGTGGCATGTCATCCCTGGAACATGATGAAGCTGTCATGCTTGAAGCTGCAATATTTGGTGGAATACCTGAGGGTGCTGGATATCGTTTGCCATCTGCACCTCATCAGCCTATTCAGAATGGTGCTGATGGACCTATGGGTCCCTATCAATGGCGCATGCCTCGTGCCCCATCTCCCTCTCTTGTGGCACAGCGTTTACTTCGGGAACAGCAG GATGATGAATATCATGCTGCATTGCAAGCTGATAGAGAAaaggaattgaaggccaagcAAGAAGCTGAAGCTGCACTTGAAGAAAAGAGACTGGAGGAGGAGGAATTACGAAGGAAAGCAGAGGAGGAAAAG GAAATGGAGAGACAATTAGCAGCAAAAGAAGCTTCTCTTCCTCAGGAGCCAACAGGAGATAACGAGAATGCTGTGAATCTCGTTGTGCGTATGCCAGATGGCAGCCGCAGAGGCCGGCGCTTTCTCAAATCTGATAGATTACAG TCTCTTTTCGATTATATTGATGTTGGCAGAGTGGTCAAACCCGGGACATATAGATTG GTAAGACCATATCCAAGGCGTGCTTTCAGTGATGGAGAGAATACCCTGTCTCTGGACGAACTGGGGTTGACCAGCAAACAAGAAGCCTTGTTTCTGGAGTCTATATAA
- the LOC129890786 gene encoding probable (S)-N-methylcoclaurine 3'-hydroxylase isozyme 2, with protein sequence MASCWIITLCCYRISQTHDRILTGRDVPDAVPSKGSDLEKTSLAWKSDSYIQENWSSLLDVVYNKFASNPVKELLAAGSVTSTSTIECAMAELIKNVESMKKVQEELKIELSENDYLKESQLLQMSYVQACVKETLKLPALLLLPHHAIETCQVMSHTIPKDAQVLVNVWAITRDPLIWEDPEMFRPQRFLSSYMDFKGNDFEFLPFSAGRRKCPGMPMAAIKIPLVLGSLVHFFDWELSHGKCPIELDMTEKFGVTLQKKEPLLLIPKARK encoded by the exons ATGGCTAGTTGTTGGATCATCACCCTCTGCTGCTATAGAATTTCTCAAACCCATGATAGAATTCTGACAGGGAGAGATGTTCCAGATGCTGTTCCATCAAAAGGATCAGATCTTGAGAAGACATCATTGGCCTGGAAATCTGA TTCTTATATTCAAGAAAATTGGAGTTCTCTATTGGATGTAGTATATAACAAGTTTGCTTCTAACCCTGTGAAGGAGTTACTCGCTGCCGGTTCAGTCACCAGTACCTCAACAATCGAGTGCGCAATGGCAGAACTGATAAAAAATGTAGAGTCAATGAAGAAAGTTCAAGAGGAGCTCAAGATAGAACTCAGTGAAAATGATTACCTAAAAGAATCTCAATTGCTGCAGATGTCCTATGTCCAAGCCTGTGTGAAGGAAACACTTAAGTTGCCAGCACTATTGCTGCTTCCACATCATGCTATCGAAACTTGCCAAGTGATGAGTCACACAATACCTAAAGATGCTCAAGTCTTGGTTAACGTCTGGGCTATCACGAGGGATCCTTTGATATGGGAAGATCCAGAGATGTTTAGACCACAGAGGTTTCTGAGTTCTTATATGGACTTCAAAGGGAATGACTTTGAGTTCTTACCCTTCAGTGCAGGAAGGAGAAAGTGCCCAGGCATGCCAATGGCTGCAATAAAAATTCCCTTAGTCCTTGGTTCTCTTGTTCATTTCTTTGATTGGGAACTTTCTCATGGAAAATGTCCCATCGAGCTAGACATGACTGAGAAGTTTGGAGTAACACTGCAAAAGAAAGAACCATTGCTTCTGATTCCCAAGGCCAGAAAATGA